From Ruminococcus sp. HUN007, a single genomic window includes:
- a CDS encoding amidohydrolase, which yields MDKQHTVIENGWVSIENGKITGTGAGETKVSSSDIDAGGRLLVPGFIDAHTHLGIVGNALGFEADDCNEETDPVTPNLLAADGINPFDFCFEEAREAGVTTVLSSPGSANAIGGVICALKTNGRRIEKMMIKNAGMKFALGENPKTAYNDRDETPVTRMATAGLIREHLVKAKKYLDDLNDYEKDSENNDLPEFDAKLDATVPLLKKEIKAHFHCHRADDILTAVRISKQYGLDTVLIHATEAHKIADLLAEDGACAVIGPVIGDRSKPELAGQDIKTAGVLHKNGVKVAICTDHPVVPIQYLALNAALAVKGGLDRDEALRAVTVNAAEICGISDRVGSIEKGKDADIQLYSSDPLDVMSSPDFVMINGETVKDRLIYS from the coding sequence ATGGATAAGCAGCACACCGTTATTGAAAACGGCTGGGTGAGCATTGAAAACGGAAAAATAACCGGTACGGGTGCCGGTGAGACGAAAGTTTCTTCATCTGATATCGACGCAGGCGGAAGGCTTCTTGTCCCGGGATTCATTGACGCACACACTCATCTCGGAATAGTCGGAAACGCGCTCGGTTTCGAGGCTGACGACTGCAATGAGGAAACTGATCCGGTAACACCGAATCTTCTGGCGGCAGACGGTATCAATCCTTTTGACTTCTGTTTTGAGGAGGCCAGGGAGGCCGGCGTGACGACGGTTCTGAGCTCTCCGGGGAGCGCAAATGCCATCGGCGGCGTTATATGTGCGCTTAAGACGAACGGCAGGCGCATCGAGAAGATGATGATAAAAAACGCCGGTATGAAGTTTGCGCTCGGTGAAAATCCGAAAACGGCATACAACGACCGCGACGAGACTCCGGTTACAAGAATGGCCACAGCCGGACTTATAAGGGAGCATCTGGTCAAGGCGAAAAAATATCTCGACGATCTGAATGATTACGAAAAGGACAGCGAAAACAACGATCTTCCGGAGTTCGACGCCAAGCTTGACGCAACGGTGCCGCTTCTGAAAAAGGAGATAAAGGCACATTTCCACTGTCACCGTGCTGATGACATTCTCACGGCAGTGCGCATTTCGAAGCAGTACGGACTGGACACGGTTCTCATACATGCGACCGAGGCGCATAAGATCGCTGATCTTCTTGCTGAAGACGGTGCATGTGCGGTCATCGGTCCGGTCATAGGGGACCGGTCAAAGCCGGAACTTGCAGGTCAGGACATAAAAACTGCCGGTGTGCTTCATAAAAACGGAGTGAAGGTCGCCATCTGCACCGATCATCCGGTGGTGCCGATACAGTATCTGGCTCTTAACGCGGCACTTGCTGTAAAGGGCGGACTCGACCGTGACGAGGCGCTTCGTGCGGTCACTGTGAACGCAGCTGAGATATGCGGCATTTCAGACAGGGTGGGAAGCATTGAAAAGGGTAAGGACGCAGACATTCAGCTCTACAGTTCCGATCCGCTTGACGTAATGAGTTCGCCTGATTTCGTAATGATAAACGGAGAAACAGTTAAGGATAGGCTGATTTATTCATAA
- a CDS encoding shikimate kinase, with translation MTIYLCGFMGCGKSTVGKLFAQKTDLKFTDLDDYIEETEKMSIPEIFASKGEEYFREKEAKAVKDLSAENSVVACGGGTIINDNSARIARENGTVFFLDIPFEVCYDRIKDDPHRPLVANNTKDQLHEIFDKRHDIYLKNASVRVDADRTPELICDEIIRISDK, from the coding sequence ATGACGATCTATCTCTGCGGGTTTATGGGATGCGGAAAATCAACTGTAGGAAAGCTTTTCGCACAGAAAACAGATCTTAAGTTTACTGATCTTGACGACTACATCGAGGAAACTGAAAAGATGTCCATTCCCGAGATCTTCGCTTCGAAGGGTGAAGAATATTTCAGGGAAAAGGAAGCAAAAGCCGTAAAGGATCTGTCTGCTGAAAATTCAGTGGTTGCCTGCGGCGGCGGTACTATTATTAATGACAACAGTGCGCGCATCGCAAGGGAGAACGGAACAGTTTTCTTCCTCGACATTCCTTTTGAAGTATGCTATGACAGAATAAAGGACGACCCGCACCGTCCGCTGGTGGCAAACAACACAAAGGATCAGCTTCATGAGATCTTTGATAAAAGACATGATATTTATCTGAAAAACGCATCAGTCAGAGTGGATGCTGACAGGACACCGGAACTTATCTGTGACGAGATAATCCGTATATCTGATAAATAA
- a CDS encoding shikimate dehydrogenase, translated as MQKYTLIGHPLGHSMSPFIHDELFKISGIEAEYDCTDIPAENFADRMNDLRKLNGYNITIPYKRDIIPYVDELDASAKRYNSVNCVHNRDGKAVGYNTDCDGFLLSVKAKNLNLSGRVLLAGCGGVGRMMAIEAALHGAELTIGIIPEAAQAAAALTDEIHFLAPDSKIYVKLIDSINGSFDLIVNATPVGMYPKTDACPVSTELIGRCGGVFDAVYNPVKTKLLQIAESFGKTAVNGTAMLVYQAVKAHEIWNGSSYTEAQVQEIIEKTNKIIAGEFK; from the coding sequence ATGCAGAAATACACATTAATAGGCCATCCTCTCGGACATTCAATGTCGCCTTTTATTCACGATGAACTTTTTAAGATAAGCGGAATAGAGGCTGAGTACGACTGTACTGATATCCCTGCTGAAAACTTTGCGGACAGAATGAATGATCTCAGGAAGCTCAACGGCTACAACATTACTATCCCTTATAAAAGAGATATCATTCCTTACGTTGATGAACTTGATGCTTCAGCCAAGCGTTACAATTCAGTAAACTGTGTTCACAACAGGGACGGAAAGGCTGTCGGCTACAACACTGACTGTGACGGATTCCTTCTTTCAGTAAAGGCGAAGAACCTTAATCTTTCAGGAAGGGTGCTTCTTGCAGGATGCGGCGGTGTCGGAAGAATGATGGCAATCGAGGCTGCACTTCACGGTGCGGAGCTTACTATCGGCATAATTCCGGAAGCTGCACAGGCAGCAGCTGCTCTTACCGACGAGATCCATTTTCTCGCTCCTGACAGCAAGATCTACGTAAAGCTCATCGACAGCATCAACGGCTCTTTTGATCTCATCGTAAACGCTACTCCTGTCGGAATGTATCCTAAGACGGACGCATGCCCGGTTTCTACTGAACTTATCGGCAGATGCGGCGGCGTGTTTGACGCTGTTTACAATCCTGTAAAGACAAAGCTCCTTCAGATAGCTGAATCGTTCGGCAAGACTGCTGTGAACGGTACTGCAATGCTCGTTTACCAGGCAGTAAAGGCTCACGAGATCTGGAACGGCTCATCCTACACCGAGGCACAGGTACAGGAAATCATTGAAAAGACCAATAAGATAATTGCGGGGGAGTTTAAATGA
- a CDS encoding ACP S-malonyltransferase: MNIILFAGQGAQYAGMGKDIFEKYPEAAAVMKTGSEILGYDLEKVCFDESFTELSRTVYAQPAIMAMELMCFEAAKKNGLKFDAVAGHSLGEYAAFVASGMLSPEDGFRVIKARAEAFDRVASATDGKMAAILKLTADKVREVCESVDGYVVPVNYNSPAQTVIAGESAAVDKACEKFAELKARVAVLKTESAFHSEIMKPASEEFHEKIKNIKFNAPSVKFFSNLLGAELTDFSDMPSLLAKHVVSPVLFTDELAAVKEAGFDKYIELGPGRTLTGLVKKTLEDVTAFNCDTAESIENAEF, encoded by the coding sequence ATGAACATAATTCTATTTGCAGGCCAGGGTGCACAGTACGCAGGAATGGGCAAGGATATTTTTGAAAAATATCCTGAAGCTGCTGCAGTAATGAAGACAGGATCAGAGATCCTCGGCTACGATCTTGAAAAGGTATGCTTCGACGAAAGCTTTACTGAACTTTCAAGAACTGTATACGCACAGCCTGCTATCATGGCCATGGAGCTTATGTGCTTTGAGGCTGCAAAGAAGAACGGGCTTAAGTTTGACGCCGTTGCAGGTCACTCACTCGGTGAATACGCTGCTTTCGTGGCTTCAGGCATGCTTTCCCCCGAAGACGGTTTCAGGGTAATAAAGGCCCGTGCTGAAGCTTTTGACAGAGTCGCATCCGCAACTGACGGAAAAATGGCAGCTATCCTCAAGCTCACGGCTGACAAAGTACGCGAAGTGTGCGAATCTGTTGACGGATATGTAGTTCCTGTAAACTACAACTCACCTGCCCAGACTGTAATTGCCGGTGAAAGCGCTGCAGTTGACAAGGCTTGTGAAAAGTTTGCCGAACTCAAGGCAAGAGTGGCTGTGCTTAAGACGGAATCAGCTTTCCATTCTGAGATCATGAAGCCTGCAAGTGAAGAATTCCATGAGAAAATAAAGAATATTAAGTTTAATGCTCCTTCAGTTAAGTTCTTCTCAAACCTTCTCGGTGCTGAACTTACTGATTTCTCTGACATGCCTTCACTTCTTGCAAAGCATGTTGTTTCCCCTGTTCTCTTTACCGATGAACTCGCTGCTGTAAAGGAAGCCGGTTTTGACAAATACATCGAACTCGGACCTGGCAGAACACTTACAGGTCTTGTAAAGAAGACTCTTGAAGACGTGACAGCATTCAACTGTGACACTGCCGAATCAATCGAAAACGCTGAGTTCTGA
- a CDS encoding beta-ketoacyl-ACP synthase III — protein sequence MQGIKISGIASYIPETVIENNDFTSFIETNDEWITTRTGIKTRHCAMNMPTWKMGSLAARKAIERSGISGDEIDLIICSTVTPDTLIPSTACLIQNELGLNGCQAFDINSACSGFVYAVDMAHKYISAGSARNVLVVSAESLSRVADYTDRSSCILFGDGSAAAVISPCEGKFSSVIGADGSGAGFLRASSVHPVTHPLFAVKGIEPETDENDHGQLYQDGKEVYKFAVATLPRIIGEVLEKAGLTADDIDSIVPHQANIRIIQTAASKLGLPMEKFFLNIEKYGNTSSASIPIALTEAVETGFIKRGDKIVLAGFGAGLTYGAICMEF from the coding sequence TTGCAGGGTATAAAAATTTCAGGCATTGCTTCATATATTCCTGAAACCGTCATTGAAAACAATGATTTTACATCATTCATTGAAACAAACGACGAATGGATCACAACACGCACAGGTATAAAGACCAGACACTGTGCAATGAACATGCCTACGTGGAAAATGGGCAGCCTCGCTGCCAGAAAGGCAATAGAAAGATCCGGTATTTCCGGCGACGAAATAGATCTCATAATCTGCTCGACTGTTACACCGGACACACTCATTCCTTCAACTGCCTGTCTTATTCAGAATGAACTCGGTCTTAACGGCTGTCAGGCTTTCGATATAAACAGTGCCTGTTCCGGTTTTGTTTATGCCGTTGACATGGCACATAAATATATTTCTGCCGGCTCCGCAAGAAACGTTCTTGTAGTCAGTGCCGAGTCTCTTTCCAGAGTCGCTGACTACACAGACCGTTCATCATGCATACTCTTCGGCGACGGATCAGCAGCTGCTGTAATTTCACCGTGCGAAGGAAAATTCAGCAGTGTTATCGGTGCTGACGGAAGCGGTGCAGGATTCCTCAGAGCTTCAAGTGTGCACCCGGTCACACATCCGCTTTTTGCAGTAAAAGGCATTGAACCTGAAACAGATGAAAACGACCACGGCCAGCTTTATCAGGACGGCAAGGAAGTATATAAATTCGCAGTGGCAACTCTGCCGAGAATAATCGGAGAAGTTCTTGAAAAAGCCGGACTTACTGCTGATGACATCGACAGCATAGTCCCTCATCAGGCAAATATCCGAATCATCCAGACAGCTGCATCAAAGCTCGGTCTGCCGATGGAAAAATTCTTTTTAAACATAGAAAAATACGGTAACACTTCAAGTGCAAGCATCCCGATAGCACTTACGGAAGCTGTTGAGACCGGATTTATAAAACGCGGTGACAAAATAGTTCTCGCAGGTTTCGGTGCAGGACTCACCTACGGCGCAATATGCATGGAATTCTGA
- the fabG gene encoding 3-oxoacyl-[acyl-carrier-protein] reductase translates to MARTAIITGAAQGIGAAIARRLAKDGINIAVNCINQEQVDTQGNKLAEELRSYGVEAECFIADVSDYDQCGKMVDAVKERFGTIDCLVNNAGITRDGLLVRMSEENYDSVIAVNQKSVYNMMKHVSAVMIKQKGGRVVSLSSVAGVHGNPGQFNYSASKAAIIGMTMSAAKELGSRNINVNAVAPGFIETPMTDKLTDEQKKGILSAVAMRRYGKAEEVANVVAFLLSDDASYVTGQVIEISGGLSM, encoded by the coding sequence ATGGCACGTACAGCAATTATTACAGGTGCAGCCCAGGGTATCGGCGCTGCAATCGCAAGAAGACTCGCAAAGGACGGCATCAATATAGCTGTCAACTGCATCAATCAGGAACAGGTAGACACACAGGGAAATAAACTTGCAGAAGAACTCCGCAGCTACGGTGTTGAAGCTGAATGTTTCATTGCAGACGTATCTGACTACGATCAGTGCGGTAAAATGGTCGATGCTGTAAAGGAACGTTTCGGTACTATCGACTGCCTCGTAAACAACGCAGGTATCACACGCGACGGTCTTCTCGTAAGAATGTCAGAAGAAAACTACGACAGCGTTATCGCAGTAAACCAGAAGAGCGTTTACAACATGATGAAGCACGTAAGTGCTGTAATGATCAAGCAGAAAGGCGGCAGAGTAGTAAGCCTTTCATCAGTTGCCGGCGTACACGGCAACCCTGGTCAGTTCAACTATTCAGCTTCAAAGGCTGCTATAATCGGTATGACAATGTCAGCTGCAAAGGAACTCGGTTCAAGAAATATCAATGTAAATGCAGTTGCTCCGGGATTTATCGAAACACCAATGACTGACAAACTTACTGACGAACAGAAGAAGGGCATTTTAAGTGCAGTTGCAATGAGAAGATACGGCAAGGCTGAAGAAGTGGCAAACGTTGTTGCATTCCTTCTTTCTGACGATGCTTCATATGTAACAGGCCAGGTCATCGAGATCTCAGGCGGCCTTTCAATGTAA
- the fabF gene encoding beta-ketoacyl-ACP synthase II, whose product MRRVVITGMGTVNSLGKNKDEFWDSISHGKLGFSYVDKFDVSDFDVKIVSQVKDFVPDECIDKKEQRRTDRFTQFAVTAAMEAMRDCGSDLKDLDPYRVGVIIGCGIGGLELTTEEHKKYLEKGPGKISVFYVPMMIGNMAAGTIAMKTGFKGDNFATVTACASSTHAIGEAFRKIKDGYMDAALCGGTESCITKFALGGFNNMKALSRSTDLERCSIPFDKERNGFVLGEGSAVLVLEEYEHAKARGAEIYAEIAGYGATGDAYHMTSPSPEGDAAARAMVNAYTEAGLKAEDVVYVNAHGTSTGLNDKYETTAIKKAFGDHAANLKINSTKSMLGHLLGAAGAVEAVATALQMQNGLIHQTVGYKVPDEECDLFYCTEGNIKTDIKAAISNSLGFGGHNATLCFKSVK is encoded by the coding sequence TTGAGGCGGGTAGTAATCACAGGAATGGGTACAGTAAACTCTCTTGGAAAGAATAAAGATGAGTTCTGGGACAGTATCTCGCACGGTAAACTCGGATTTTCATATGTTGACAAATTCGATGTTTCAGATTTTGATGTAAAAATAGTAAGTCAGGTAAAGGACTTTGTACCTGATGAATGTATAGACAAGAAAGAACAGCGACGCACAGACCGTTTCACTCAGTTTGCAGTAACAGCTGCAATGGAAGCAATGCGCGACTGCGGTTCCGACCTTAAAGATCTTGATCCTTACAGAGTAGGCGTTATCATAGGATGCGGAATCGGCGGACTCGAACTGACAACTGAAGAACATAAAAAATATCTTGAAAAAGGTCCGGGCAAGATCTCAGTATTCTACGTTCCGATGATGATTGGCAACATGGCTGCAGGTACAATCGCCATGAAGACAGGCTTCAAGGGCGACAACTTCGCTACAGTAACAGCCTGTGCATCATCAACACATGCTATCGGCGAAGCTTTCAGAAAGATCAAGGACGGCTACATGGATGCTGCGCTCTGCGGCGGTACTGAAAGCTGCATAACAAAATTTGCCCTCGGTGGATTCAACAACATGAAGGCTCTTTCAAGATCAACAGACCTCGAAAGATGCTCTATTCCGTTTGACAAGGAAAGAAACGGCTTCGTACTCGGCGAAGGAAGCGCCGTACTTGTACTTGAAGAGTACGAACACGCAAAGGCAAGAGGCGCAGAAATCTACGCTGAGATTGCTGGATACGGCGCAACAGGCGATGCATACCACATGACCTCACCTTCACCGGAAGGCGATGCAGCCGCACGTGCAATGGTAAACGCATACACAGAAGCCGGTCTCAAGGCTGAGGATGTCGTATATGTCAATGCTCACGGTACATCAACAGGTCTTAACGACAAGTACGAAACAACAGCGATCAAAAAGGCTTTCGGCGACCATGCTGCAAACCTTAAGATAAATTCAACAAAATCAATGCTCGGTCACCTTCTCGGTGCTGCCGGAGCAGTTGAAGCCGTTGCTACAGCCCTCCAGATGCAGAACGGTCTCATACACCAGACAGTTGGCTACAAAGTGCCTGATGAAGAATGCGACCTTTTCTACTGCACTGAAGGCAATATAAAGACAGATATAAAGGCTGCCATTTCCAATTCACTCGGATTCGGCGGTCACAACGCGACCCTGTGCTTCAAGTCAGTAAAATAA
- the accB gene encoding acetyl-CoA carboxylase biotin carboxyl carrier protein: protein MADNRICSLTFAEIKELAELVSDKKLGRIEIKNGDSSILIEDKKLPPVPPVIPSASPVTAAVQTAAAPAVQNTETRPADEKITGNVVKAPIVGTFYASPSPDKPAFVKVGDHVKKGDVIFIVESMKLMNEIQSEFEGTVEQILVENASAVEYDQPIMIIK from the coding sequence ATGGCAGATAACAGAATTTGCAGTCTCACATTTGCTGAGATCAAAGAACTTGCGGAACTCGTTTCCGACAAAAAACTTGGTAGAATAGAAATCAAAAACGGTGACAGCTCGATCCTGATCGAAGACAAGAAGCTTCCTCCGGTTCCTCCTGTAATACCGTCCGCTTCACCGGTAACAGCTGCAGTGCAGACAGCAGCAGCTCCGGCAGTTCAGAACACTGAAACCAGACCGGCTGATGAAAAGATCACAGGCAACGTAGTAAAAGCACCTATCGTAGGTACATTCTACGCTTCACCTTCACCGGACAAGCCGGCATTTGTTAAAGTCGGAGACCACGTTAAGAAAGGCGATGTAATATTCATAGTTGAATCAATGAAGCTCATGAACGAGATTCAGAGCGAATTTGAAGGAACTGTTGAACAGATACTCGTTGAAAATGCATCAGCGGTCGAATACGATCAGCCGATCATGATCATAAAATAA
- the fabZ gene encoding 3-hydroxyacyl-ACP dehydratase FabZ: MSILMDQEQIKEVIPHRDPFLLIDEIVEMEPGKRVVAKKYIKADDFWFRGHFPEKPVVPGVLIIEMLAQAGAVSMLSLDEHKGKIGFLGGVDKAKFRRMVVPGDVLTLEVEIIKIKGPVGVGKAVAHVDGEKAVTAEISFVLK, from the coding sequence ATGAGCATACTTATGGATCAGGAACAGATCAAGGAAGTAATTCCTCACAGAGATCCGTTTCTTCTCATAGACGAAATAGTAGAAATGGAACCGGGCAAAAGAGTCGTAGCAAAGAAATACATCAAGGCTGACGATTTCTGGTTCCGCGGTCACTTTCCGGAAAAGCCTGTAGTACCGGGCGTTCTCATCATTGAAATGCTTGCACAGGCAGGAGCCGTTTCAATGCTTTCACTCGACGAGCACAAGGGCAAAATAGGCTTCCTCGGCGGAGTTGACAAGGCAAAGTTCAGAAGAATGGTAGTACCGGGCGATGTTCTTACACTTGAAGTTGAGATCATCAAGATAAAGGGACCTGTCGGTGTAGGCAAGGCTGTTGCCCACGTTGACGGCGAAAAAGCTGTTACTGCCGAGATCTCCTTTGTTTTAAAATAA
- a CDS encoding acetyl-CoA carboxylase biotin carboxylase subunit, whose translation MFRKILIANRGEIAVRIIRACRELGIRTVAVYSTADKSSLHAQIADEAVCIGPADSSKSYLNIEAIISACMITGADAVHPGFGFLSENSKFARICEKCGITFIGPSPESIDMLGDKANAKKTMEDAGVPVIPGSKGEIKTLDEARELAEKIGYPVLIKAAAGGGGRGIRIVNNSEELEAQITAAKQESLNFFSDDAVYLEKFIERPRHVEIQIVADKAGHVVHLGERDCSLQRRHQKVIEESPSPVMTEELRAKMGKAAVTAAKVSNYYNVGTIEFLVDKNGDFYFMEMNTRIQVEHPITEFVTGVDLVKTQIKIAAGEDLGFTQDDIKLRGHAIECRINAECPEKNFRPCPGVITALYTPGGPGVRVDSAVYQGYAITPYYDSMISKLIVYGNTREEAIKKMSWALSEFIVGGIDTNIEFQLDLIRNETFGSGAYDVGFIEKFLEQR comes from the coding sequence ATGTTCAGAAAAATATTGATAGCAAACCGCGGCGAGATCGCTGTCAGGATCATAAGAGCCTGCCGTGAACTCGGCATCCGCACAGTTGCAGTATACTCAACAGCAGACAAAAGCTCGCTTCATGCACAGATCGCAGATGAAGCAGTGTGCATTGGTCCTGCTGATTCATCAAAGAGTTACCTGAATATTGAAGCTATAATCTCAGCCTGCATGATCACAGGTGCTGACGCTGTTCACCCGGGATTCGGCTTCCTTTCGGAAAATTCAAAGTTTGCAAGAATATGCGAAAAATGCGGCATAACATTTATCGGCCCTTCACCTGAATCCATCGACATGCTCGGTGACAAGGCAAATGCAAAAAAGACCATGGAAGATGCCGGCGTACCGGTAATTCCGGGATCAAAGGGCGAAATAAAAACACTTGACGAAGCACGTGAACTTGCCGAAAAGATCGGTTACCCGGTACTTATAAAAGCTGCTGCAGGCGGCGGCGGACGCGGTATCAGAATAGTTAACAATTCAGAGGAACTCGAAGCCCAGATAACCGCAGCAAAACAGGAATCACTGAATTTCTTCAGTGACGATGCAGTTTATCTCGAAAAATTCATCGAACGTCCGCGTCACGTTGAAATACAGATCGTTGCTGACAAAGCAGGTCACGTTGTACACCTCGGTGAACGTGACTGCTCTCTCCAGAGAAGACACCAGAAAGTTATCGAAGAGAGCCCGAGCCCTGTAATGACGGAAGAACTCCGTGCAAAGATGGGCAAAGCGGCAGTTACAGCTGCAAAGGTAAGCAATTACTACAATGTAGGTACAATAGAATTTCTTGTGGACAAGAACGGTGACTTCTACTTCATGGAAATGAACACAAGAATTCAGGTAGAGCATCCGATAACCGAATTCGTTACAGGTGTTGACCTTGTAAAGACACAGATAAAAATAGCAGCCGGAGAAGATCTTGGTTTCACACAGGACGACATAAAACTCAGAGGTCACGCTATCGAATGCCGTATCAACGCTGAGTGCCCTGAAAAGAACTTCAGGCCTTGTCCGGGCGTTATAACAGCACTCTACACACCGGGCGGTCCGGGCGTCAGAGTTGACAGTGCTGTCTACCAGGGTTATGCGATCACTCCTTACTATGATTCCATGATCTCAAAGCTTATCGTATACGGAAACACACGCGAGGAAGCTATAAAGAAAATGTCATGGGCACTTTCCGAATTCATAGTAGGCGGGATCGATACAAACATCGAATTCCAGCTTGATCTCATCAGAAATGAGACCTTCGGCAGCGGAGCCTACGATGTTGGTTTTATCGAAAAATTTCTTGAACAGAGATAA
- the accD gene encoding acetyl-CoA carboxylase, carboxyltransferase subunit beta, with amino-acid sequence MFEDIFQVVKTRFNGNREKEQDVVSDTTIPENIIFKCPRCRTTLFEDDYIRNNKVCPSCNYHGRLSARERIRITADKGSFTEFDKDMISKNPIEFPGYEKKQEALRSQTGLSDAVITGECRIRKIRVVIAVMDASYMMASMGSVVGEKITRAIEYATENKLPFIAFTASGGARMQEGMVSLMQMAKTSGAVARHGDAGQLYITVLTDPTTGGVTASFASLGDIIIAEPKVLVGFAGRRVIEGTIKQRLPDDFQLAEFQLEKGFVDMIAERKKMRSVLSHLMILNNYRPEEI; translated from the coding sequence ATGTTTGAAGATATCTTTCAGGTTGTAAAGACAAGATTTAACGGCAACAGGGAAAAAGAACAGGATGTCGTTTCAGATACGACTATTCCTGAAAACATCATTTTCAAGTGTCCGCGATGCAGGACAACACTTTTTGAAGATGACTATATCCGAAACAACAAGGTTTGTCCTTCATGCAACTATCACGGAAGACTTTCAGCGAGGGAAAGGATCAGGATCACGGCTGACAAAGGCAGTTTCACTGAATTTGACAAGGACATGATCAGCAAAAACCCTATCGAATTTCCGGGATATGAAAAGAAACAGGAAGCGCTGCGCTCCCAGACAGGCCTCAGTGATGCTGTTATAACAGGTGAATGCCGTATAAGAAAGATAAGGGTAGTTATTGCGGTAATGGATGCATCCTACATGATGGCTTCAATGGGAAGCGTTGTCGGTGAAAAGATAACACGCGCCATTGAATATGCGACCGAAAACAAACTTCCGTTTATAGCATTTACAGCATCAGGCGGTGCAAGAATGCAGGAAGGTATGGTCTCGCTCATGCAGATGGCCAAGACCTCAGGTGCCGTTGCAAGACACGGTGATGCAGGACAGCTTTACATAACAGTCCTCACAGACCCTACCACAGGCGGTGTTACAGCCTCTTTTGCATCGCTCGGCGACATTATCATTGCTGAGCCGAAGGTGCTTGTAGGATTCGCCGGCAGACGTGTTATCGAGGGAACTATAAAGCAGAGACTTCCTGACGATTTCCAGCTTGCTGAATTCCAGCTTGAAAAGGGATTTGTTGACATGATTGCTGAGAGAAAAAAGATGAGAAGCGTACTTTCACATCTTATGATACTCAATAATTACCGTCCTGAAGAGATATAA
- a CDS encoding acetyl-CoA carboxylase carboxyltransferase subunit alpha: MRRSLQNMNDCENTLTPWERLQLIRLKERPTINDYIPHIFDEFYELHGDRCYGDDAAVLCGLAMLEGKPVTVISHVKGRNLNENKKVNFAMPHPEGYRKALRLAKQAEKFGRPVICFIDTPGAFCGIEAEERGQGEAIAKSICEFMELKTPVISVVLGEGGSGGALAFGVCDELAMLSNAIYSVISPRGFASILWKDASREKDACNMMKITAEDMLRLGIAEHIIDEPLGGAHIDLCKTAENIKEYLLNVIAEKSQKSIDVLLNERYTKFRKIGEFEIRQKEELLGKE, from the coding sequence ATGCGGAGGTCTTTACAGAACATGAACGACTGCGAAAACACACTGACACCGTGGGAACGTCTCCAGCTTATAAGGCTCAAGGAACGCCCTACTATAAACGACTACATACCACATATTTTTGACGAGTTCTACGAACTTCACGGAGACCGCTGCTACGGTGATGACGCGGCAGTACTCTGCGGTCTTGCAATGCTTGAGGGAAAGCCCGTAACTGTTATTTCACACGTCAAGGGAAGAAACTTAAACGAAAACAAGAAAGTAAACTTCGCCATGCCTCATCCTGAAGGCTACAGAAAGGCTCTGAGACTTGCAAAGCAGGCTGAGAAATTCGGCAGACCGGTTATATGTTTCATAGATACCCCGGGCGCATTCTGCGGAATAGAAGCAGAGGAACGCGGCCAGGGTGAAGCAATAGCAAAAAGCATATGCGAATTCATGGAACTGAAAACTCCTGTTATTTCAGTGGTTCTCGGTGAAGGCGGAAGCGGCGGTGCCCTTGCCTTCGGCGTATGTGATGAGCTTGCCATGCTTTCAAATGCCATCTACTCAGTTATCTCTCCGAGAGGATTTGCAAGCATTCTCTGGAAAGATGCTTCAAGAGAAAAAGACGCATGCAATATGATGAAAATAACAGCTGAAGACATGCTCAGACTTGGTATTGCGGAACACATAATTGATGAACCGCTTGGCGGCGCACATATTGATTTGTGCAAAACTGCCGAAAACATTAAAGAATATTTGTTAAATGTTATAGCGGAAAAATCCCAAAAAAGTATTGACGTTTTACTGAATGAACGATATACTAAGTTTAGAAAAATCGGCGAGTTTGAAATCAGACAAAAAGAAGAATTACTCGGCAAGGAATAA